One Glycine max cultivar Williams 82 chromosome 3, Glycine_max_v4.0, whole genome shotgun sequence DNA window includes the following coding sequences:
- the LBD14 gene encoding LBD domain-containing transcription factor, whose protein sequence is MASASGNGVSNGSGSPCGACKFLRRRCASDCIFAPYFCSEQGPARFAAIHKVFGASNVSKLLLHIPAHDRCEAVVTITYEAQARIRDPVYGCVSHIFALQQQVARLQAQLMQVKAQLTQNLVESRNIENNHHLQGNNNNVTGQLMNHPFCPTYMNPISPQSSLESIDHSSINDGMSMQDIQSREDFQIQAKERPYNNNDLGELQELALRMMRN, encoded by the exons ATGGCTTCTGCTAGTGGAAATGGTGTCTCTAATGGCTCTGGCTCTCCTTGCGGGGCATGCAAGTTCCTCAGAAGAAGGTGTGCTTCTGATTGTATCTTTGCACCTTACTTTTGTTCAGAACAGGGCCCTGCTAGATTTGCAGCCATACACAAGGTATTTGGTGCCAGCAACGTTTCAAAGTTGCTTTTGCACATACCAGCTCATGATCGTTGTGAAGCGGTTGTCACAATCACTTATGAGGCTCAGGCTCGTATTAGAGACCCTGTCTATGGCTGTGTCTCTCACATTTTTGCCTTACAACAACAG GTGGCACGCTTGCAGGCACAGCTGATGCAGGTAAAAGCTCAGCTGACTCAGAACCTAGTGGAGTCCAGGAACATAGAGAATAATCATCATTTGCAAGGGAATAATAACAATGTTACAGGACAACTAATGAATCATCCATTTTGTCCCACTTACATGAATCCTATATCTCCTCAAAGCTCACTTGAATCAATTGATCACAGCAGCATCAATGATGGAATGAGCATGCAAGATATACAAAGCAGAGAGGATTTCCAAATCCAAGCTAAAGAAAGACCATACAACAACAATGACTTGGGGGAGCTGCAAGAACTGGCACTAAGGATGATGAGGAACTGA